From Sphingorhabdus sp. SMR4y:
CTATATTGCGTCGGCTGGGCGCGGCGCGGGCCGTCGGGAACAATCGGCACCAACAAGCCGGACGGCTTCGCGATCGTCGACGCGATCGCCGAAGATATCGGCGCGGGGGGACGCAAAGAAGGCCGCGCAGGGCTTGATCGTCTGTTTGCAGAACGCGGGGTCGAGGCGGTCACTTTTCGCGACTGGAAGAAAATCGAGGAAGCCGAAATCGCCCGCGCCAGAGAAGGCTCCCCGCGCGAGAAATTCACCGATATCGCCGATATGATCGCGGCGCGGGATTAGCCGATGCGATAGACGCCGACTATTCTATTTCGATCGAATCAGTGTTTTCAGAAATTTTGTTGGGGCTTACTGTCTCGGGACTCACTCTTTCTTGTGAAAGTTTTGGTGGCGGTGGTGCCCACTGCCTTAGATGCTGGCCAACGGACTCATAGAAATGGGGAACCGAGGATTCCAATTCTTGGATTATTGTCCTCGTTTGACCAAAACGGTTTCCCAAATCTACCGGCATGATTACGTCGAAACCGACGACTGTCATTTTCCCCTTATCTTCGCCAATCCTATCGGGGTTTTCCCTCAGTTCACTCAACGGCAGCTGCGTGGAAGGTGATGAACCAGGCCAGTACATTCGAATGTGCGCCTTTGAGTCGGCCTGTTTTGGTATTTGTCTCAACAACCAATTTAGGCGAGCCTTGTTTGATACCTTATCGCCAGGCGCTTTCAAATACATAGAATTTAGGATGGAGCGTCGACGTAGATCAACAATCACGGACATGGGAGCGGCAGCATCGGGGACGTCCAAATTTATACACAATGCTTGCTTCGAAACGAGCTCTTTCACATCGCTCTCGAACTTTGCGCCCGGACTAGCCGATTCCGCGCGAGAAAGTTTCTCACGTACAAACGTTCCGAGCTGGCGGCTTAGAATGAGACTCAAATCTTTGGTTTCTTGTTGCCACGCCTCTACGACGGAATTGAGGTCGTCATTGCGTACCAATTTTCCTCCGGCTTGTACCAACGCACATACGGCACTCCATGCTTTGGGCATTTGCGAAAAACCTTCCACACCTGCACTAGGGTGGCTGATAAACCGCAGGAATTCCTTAAGAATATTCGCTTGCTCTTCATCTTCAATATCTTGGTTTGCGGTCAGCAATCGGGCGACAGTCATGATCTGCATCCAAGAGAGGTGATAGAGTTCGATACCCTTTAATTTTGTAGAAGCAATCTTGACCGGATGATGATCAGGAACAGTCGCAAACTGATTTGAGA
This genomic window contains:
- a CDS encoding PD-(D/E)XK nuclease family protein, whose product is MADLPDLMNPQRARLFPILADTSKEGRTLSIFLSTLTFVRDFSQNLFASLGQRIGTTTTISTFTEVNFNNLTDKKLGRPDGLIILQTGKRTWTALVEAKVGKSEISNDQLERYLEIAKSKKIDAVITISNQFATVPDHHPVKIASTKLKGIELYHLSWMQIMTVARLLTANQDIEDEEQANILKEFLRFISHPSAGVEGFSQMPKAWSAVCALVQAGGKLVRNDDLNSVVEAWQQETKDLSLILSRQLGTFVREKLSRAESASPGAKFESDVKELVSKQALCINLDVPDAAAPMSVIVDLRRRSILNSMYLKAPGDKVSNKARLNWLLRQIPKQADSKAHIRMYWPGSSPSTQLPLSELRENPDRIGEDKGKMTVVGFDVIMPVDLGNRFGQTRTIIQELESSVPHFYESVGQHLRQWAPPPPKLSQERVSPETVSPNKISENTDSIEIE